The Lactuca sativa cultivar Salinas chromosome 2, Lsat_Salinas_v11, whole genome shotgun sequence genome includes the window tcttcaagggactgtcagaacgtagctcaggatcggacggggccagtcgtcttttcctgtcgattatgtatgcggtATACAACGGGATAAATCTGGACTAtggatttgtcctttggcaacaactgattcagagcctatcTTCCgcttcccgacactctgaggtgtcactagcccggttctggattttgatcacaagatgggctgtggacaggtttgatgtcccaactactgacggtgcaccgatgtcttctattggtacgttccataccaagaagatcatcgtctcggatgcttcaaaattctccttcattggctccatcccggagacgatgtatggaagtgtgccttCAGAAAGCAGTATGATCAaagcgatcaaggagttagggccatctggtccgagggaactgacaccggacatgttgagatcgattcatgatgccgacaaaccggtggccaggggcaagaaggcagacaaggggaagaaaccatccaaagccccaaaacctactcccaagaagcgcaaacaaccgaaggctgcttcttccccacaaccgaaaaggaggaagacccaaccaaagcgaaagctcgTCCTTCCCTCCTCCcccagtgaatccgaaggtgggagttcggactctgagcgatcccaaggagacgaatctcctcagcgAGGTAACACACCCCCTCGCtcaccaaccccggagatggaacttcaccaatccccagttccttcccctccacctacaatccctatttccattcccaccataaaccccacaattcccccaacctctatccctattcctccacccatattcactacatcaaccgaaacaccacctgtaaccgaaacccatcccgtaaccgaacctccacaaaccgaaacccatacacaaccaccacccgaaactaaccccccacccactcaacctgaaccaaccaaacccataacacccccaacttcaccaccacctcaatctccagaagacgcctccgatggcgatgatcagtatcttggtggtgatcacctgaactttgattcggtctactatagtccgtttcaagttcagagtgatgaggaggatgatgctccagtcacaaagaagcatctccgcgagttgaacgagaaggttgatcaacttctcgcctcctcttccaaccagcagtcatccttatctgaagctgcccttcagaggatagttgatgccttctccagggctcaacatgactcagcgGCCTCAGCCACTGCTGCGATAGCTGCCTCCACCCAAGCCTGtgcggctgcgaccgaaaaagtcgataaactagtatCCGACGCTTCTGACCTGCTAAAATCTCTGCAGGAAAGCGCCAATGAcacaaagacaactctggaaccacttgttcaacaattggccaagttcgtctcgacggagttgacttcgttcgctaccctccgacaaaatctcagcgacgacaactcggcacttcgtgcctccatcgatgcccgtctggcaaaactacaagaggatcttgcggcagagaactctctgatggacgttctggcgagtaaGACAACTGCCCTAAGGGTCAAGAGCACACAGCTTTCCAATtctcaagaacaattggaagctcttcgatccgagagggaagtcataaagacatgtgtttcggatgtccacgccgctctctccaacatcctggaagcacacgacccaatccttaatcattcggtgaggcgcaccctcgctgaaaagctctccccggccatggaccttctaagcaagattgaaggcctgccgagtttcgtgtccattccgaaacaagggggagaagagaagaaaggatcgaaaccacctccgtcctccaaagctactcacaccaccgaaccaaccccaactggtcatgcctcgggttcgggtgtgaagaacaagggtaaacacatagcagaggatgaagatgaagatgaagatgaagacaaggagactattgcggacatgttaaagagaaagaacagtcgcaatactgatgacgatgttagtcgtgtggcacgtgaagctgaagaagccgaacgtaaacaaaaagaagccaacgatctccttgagagccgaaagctggtcttccctgcctggaccagggatcgtttgataaaagaggccatagagactccaagcatactatggctcgagccggtgatatcgttcgactgcaacaacaccatcgattcgcagttcgatatgccactgactcgaaaggcattcatcttccacgccttctccaacatctttgaagtcccgcatccgaacgatgagcttgacagggagctcattgacttctacctggaggccgctcgccctcaataccttacatggagcgcccagaagattgtcaatgttcgggtgttgAAGCCTTTTGctgtggggagattcacaaacgtcaagttcaagcttatccgtgGATCTgtaagaactgctcacatgatctctctggcggatttgcccaatctgaaccctcatgattggatagtcttgtacaatatcctgctgacaaacgaagccgaatatggtcccctcTTAGACCATGttaaaaggatgctggcatgctacatcatggaggttgctctaatggatcaggaggttgccacagtttttaagaagaaaccgaaagtcaaacctgtgggatcggccagtgatctgaatcaaatgcaaatgggcaagatagattcgaggcgaaattCCGTGATGTTTACTAGAgtcgaaggacagaaatgtctcttcgctttagctgacaaacatctttacaccacaacttgcttggagcacgtcctatcgatcgtcaagcggtgtaaagataattcggctgatgatatcaagtacttcgatgatatgattaattggtacatccggtttagacagaccatcctttccataaccaagtgtctgtttagtaccgtgaagaagaaggtaccagcttcagccgccggcccaagcaagaagtgaaggtctcgctctaaattgacgcaaagggggagattgttgggctgtaaatagttctatttatgttgcgtcttttgggctcttagattagccttgtattctccggtttgggcctgtccaaccgagagccttttatgtatagtatttaagttaatgcttgcatgcatattaagaaagagattctagagattatcgaaatagcgattaatcaagagaacaatattttccagtaatcgttcttgtaatcttccaatcctttacagttgatgttcttaatcgagctcttctaaggattttatttaatcattcgacacatttgattcaagctgtttgttcttattattgcgttctgccttgttatcaatattgtgttcttgctatttaattttcatatacttgttcaagatctaatcgatcttcaaagattaacTGTTATTTTTAATCTTATCAGTATTGATTCAATAAACCAATTTGATCAATCTATTATAAGTCTAATTTAACTCAAACAAAATACTAGTAGACTTGTTAGTTTATTCGTCTGATCACCGTATAACtgaacttgtttgctaaaggattaactTAGTGAACATTAACTTGGTCACATTAGGAATCAGTAACCAACGAaacattaatccattgcacttccaTAAATCAACCATAATAGTAAGTATATCGAAAATAAATGAAATCCTCTCAGTTACCTTGGTTTAAATCGTCTTTTGTGTTTCTTGCTTTCAGTTTTTTAATATTTACTTCAATAGTTGATAGCTAGTTAGTTTGgttaattaagtttctagtcttgcaaaactagagaaaacctcttttccttaatttaataataatttaGGTAGTTAGTAGATAAAATTAGCTAAACATTCCATTCCCTATGTTTGATACCCGACTATTGTGCTATTCTATTTTCAACAAGGTACACTGCCTTAGGAAGTAATAATTAGTTACATTAGTAGGATTAACTAGTGCATAATTATTTACGCATCAAGTTTTTAGTGCCATTGTCGGGAAACGGTCCATTTTTAGTTCATTTGAATATGCTATTTTATTCGGATTTTTTTTGTCTATTTTCTTTTGAATTttcatttagtttttttttatctttgacTTACCACGTCGTGGTCATAAACACCATGTCGTGGTGTCATAACGGTTTcagttttattttttgttttgttctttttactCGTTTCTTTTGCTTTTGTTTTAGTTATTTATGAATTGAGGGTCAAAAACACCAATCATACCACTGTTTGAAGATCCTGAGTCAGAATACCATAAGAAGATGAAAACCAAACTCAGAGAAGCAAGCAAAAGAACTCTAGAAAGAGAATTTGAAAGTTTTGAGATGACTCCTAACAAAAAGGAGTCAGGTTACGAGCCAAAAAGCAAACAAGAATCAGACAAATTAATCGAAACCGAAAGCGAGCCAAAGACAACATGACAGACATTGCCAACATGACGATGTATGCGTTCAAGAGATGGGTGTGTGAAGACAACGGACTGGGAATTGTGCAATCCACAATTCCCAACACATCTAGCTTTGAGCTGAAAGGACAGATCCTTTCTCAAATGAAATACATACCCTTCTATGGGAAAGACCATGAGAATGCCTAAAAGCATATTGATGAGGTCAACGACATCGCTGACTACTTCAACATACCAAACATCCCACCTGAGACATTTTTGATAAGAATGTTCGTCGTTACTGTTAAGGGTGCAACAAAAGATTGGTTGAAGGCACTCCCACTGGGAACAATAACAACTTGGGCACAAATGCACGAAGAGTTTATACAATAGTTTTGCCTACCATCGAAAGTTTCCAGGATGAAGAAGGCTATTGCAAATTTTACGCAACAAGTGGGAGATTCATTGTGCACGGCGTGCGAGTGATACAAGGTCTTGTTGAGAATTTGTCCTCAAAATGATCTAAATGTCCAACAAGAAGTCAAATTTTCTATGATGGGATGAACGTCACAACTAGggaactccttgattctcaaggtcGACTAACAAAGAAAGCACCTGCCGTAATGAAGGAGCTAATCGATGAATTACCTAAACATTCGAGAGAATACCATAACCCTCAACATGACGCAACTAGGGGAATGGCTAACTCAACTACAGAGGACATGTCTACGACCTTAATAATGCTGCATAACATGGATAAGAGGTTGactaaaatggatcaaacaatccatgctatacGAGTGGGGTATGAAAATTGTAATGGGCTACATCTAACTAAAGAGTGTGATCTTGATGAGGATGGAAATTGAAAGGTTTAAGCTTGCTACTCGAGCAGTGATCATTATGATGAAGACTGGAGAAAGGCCAAAAAGAAATGGTTACCTTATGACAAGTATAAGAAATCCAAGGAAGAGAACTATGAGCAAAAAGGAAGAAGGGTTTCCTTAAGAGAGGAGCTAGCTCCCGAAAAGAAACCCGATTTCGAGACAATGCTTGCTCGTTTTTCTGTCGCATCGGAAAAGAGACATGAAGATACTAAAGCAGTACTTGGAAATCAGCAAGCTGCAATAAAAAATATTGAGAAACAAATTGGAAAACTATCCAAACACTTCAATGAAAGATTACCGGGCACATTTCCAGGAAACACGAAACAAAACCCGAAAGGAACTCCCATCCAAGCCATTACAACTAGAAATGGGAAAATTGTTATCTATCTGACCCCCATTAACAGAAATAGCTCAGATGATGAGCATGAAGGCTGAGAAGCAAGTAAGGAATAGGATTCTGAATAGTCACCACAACATGGTGATGACATCATGACGTGGAAAGCGCTTGAAAAGAAAAGTGTTGAACCCATTAAGCCATACCACCCACCGATTCCCTTTCCAAATAGAGTAAGACAAGATAAGAATGCTGAAGACTACCAGAATTTCCTAGATCACATCCGATCCCTTGAAATCAATATTCCAGTCCTTGAAGCCTTATCTCAAATGCTAAAGTATGCAAAGTTCGTTAAAGATCTCTTAACAAATCGGACGAAGATAGGAGAAATATCTAAGGTAATACGAAATGAAACTTGCTAAGCTACGATGTTGAATATGCTACCAAAGTAGATGGGTGATCTGGGAAGCTTAACACTTCCATGCCAATTTGGCAATCTAGCCATAAGCCACGCTCTATCCGATTCGGGAGGAAGTGTCAAGTTAATGCCCTATTCATTCTTCAAGAAGCTTGACCTCCCGGAACCAAGACCAATCCGCATGGCCATACACTTAACAAACAAAATGGTGACCTTTCCAAGAGGAATTTGTGAAGATTTATTAGTTAAAGTTGACAAATTTGTTTTTCCCGCAGATTTTATTGTTTTAGACATAGATGAAGATGAACCAGTCCCAATTATTCTTGGAAGGCCCATTTTGAGAACCGCCCGAGCTTTAGTTGATATAAGAGAATCCAAACTCACTCTTCGAGTTGGAGAAGAAGCGGTCACTTTTGGATTTAATAGAGAAATCAAACACTCAAGGATAAGTGATTATATGGCTATATCAATAGATGTGTTTGGTGAAATTTTGGAGAAGGAGCTTGGAggatggaaggaaaaggaaaccGAGGGATACATGGTTCTACAAGAAGGAGATTttgatgttgaacatgagatacaaGAGCTAGACAAGCTACTGGAAGAAAGTGAGTAGAACGAGTTGAAAAAGGCAAGTGAAGAATCACCAAAATGTGGTAGTGACACCACGACGTGGTCATCGGAATTTTCTCGATATGATGTAAACCCACTGTGTATTGCAAGAAAAGGTTGAGAATCAAGGGAGAATTCGAGGAGATAAGTTCTTGAAGGTTTCGGGTCTTCTTTTAGCAAATCAAGGTATGGTTGTTTGATTTAAGTTCAAATTAGTTGTATAAAATATATTAAGGATACGTGGTTTATGGTTTGGGTTGATTATATGTCTTTGTTTCGTCAAAGAAAATgggtaattaaaaaaaatgaataatgggtctttggaaaaaaaatgaatttgagAATGTTGCGATGATTTCATCAAAATTTTAAATGTGGATTCATGTTAGTAAGTTCTGGAGATAACCTATGTTGATTTTTACAGAACCATTTAATGGTTATTTGGGGCAAATTGGAGctgtaaataaaatatataaatggctgaaaaacaaaaaaaagggaTGTTCGGGTTAAGAAGGAGGCAGCTCGGATCCGTTTTTGGGTGGGTCTAACGAGAGTGggttatgttttataaatataatatgaAAAGTCTAACAACTAAAATTTGTTGGTACTGTAGTGGTCAAAAGGATCCCCTGATCAAGTTTGAGCCTTACGATTTGTTGTAGTGAATTTAAACCCAATAATTAACGAAAGAGACCTTATAGTTTAAATAAATTGTCATTTTTTTAATCAAAGTATTATTAATCCAACCCTTCTTTTTGGTGAATTAAAACCATTACTACATATCTAGCCCCCAGTTTGGGAATTTGcctatttttagttttttataataaaatctaTTAAAATTTGCATTTCAACCGTTGAAGTTTCGGTAATTATATACTTCTGtccaatttatttaataaataaattattgattattttcttagaaaaatatacagtttaaaatatTTCTAACATGATAACTAAAATACTAGTTGGTCAAACGAAACATATGAATAGTTGAACGGCATACCATAAATATTTATGGTGGAATATAGGGTGCAGGATAGCAACAAAGTTTTGATTGTGATTTACTGGTTGAAAGGTGAGTTTTTTTTCGTATTTTGTGGTTGCTAGCACATAAATATTTATCATGTGGTTTATATGCggctttttaattatttattcacAATATATTTTACGATAATTATGGTTGTGTGCAAATGTTATTTTAAATTTGTTATCTacaatgtgtgtatgtgtgtttttttGGATGAAATGTTTAGCAGGATTGGGTGGGTATTTAATCGTCGTGAGCATGACGAATTTGTGTGATATGTGGAGATGAGAATTGATAATTTTACTCATTTCCTTGGATATTTAAAATACTTGAGTATAATGGATGATGAGTTGTCTCAATGAGAAGGGAAATGAACCTTTGGTTCTTTCACTGGATAATTAATCATTCCCTTAAATTATGTCATTGGGTGATAtgttttgtaacgtcccaaaattcaagactaaaaatttcctttaataaaacattacttaaaacaaAATTATCAatccaaacataatcagagtatcaatttccaaaacacatgttcgttatcagagtaaaacattcccaggttgtctaatctatggtgtgtgccatgcgatcaccccgagctcttccctccgctaccggaagtacctgaaaccaaaattgaaaaccataagcacgaagcttagtgagtaggggtgagcaaacccGAACCAAGAAACCGAGAAACCGACAAAAACCGacgaaaccaaaaccgaaaaaaccgaaaccgaatcaAAACCGACGATGTGGGTTTTAAATTTGTAAAAACCGACTTTccgggttcggtttcggttttgcCCCCAGAAACCGACCCAACAACCCGAGAAACCGACCCCTCTTTAAAACCGAGAAACCGACCCAGCAAACCCGCAAACCTGATGTTTTTTActgattattttattatatatatatatgtatgtatattaaaaaaataaaaataaataaaagaagcttaggtgtttttttaattatttaactaattgATACATTTCTGGAAAATGGGTTCAAACCCAAAACGCATGGGTTTAAACCCAGAAACCGTAAGtgtatgggttgaacccaagaaaccgagAAATCGCCCAAACCGATATCAGAAACCAAGAAACCGAACCGACCAGAAACCGACCCTATTGGGTTCTAAAAACCAGAAACCGATTATTtacgggttgggttgggttggggtccaaaaccgacccatgcacagccctattagtgagttccccaacctaccacatatcaTGCATAACcatatactgcacatactgggccacgcccgctattctgggccttgcccctgcctcgggcctcgcccgctacaacggccccgccgctccaagcctcgcctggcttcgagccccgctcggatacagatctgtttcacttaggccttgcCTGTCATTGGCCCTTGCCCGCCAACaaatactaacacataaacatattgcAACAGATACACACTAAGGCACACTACCGAATCCTGTTCTAAAGGCCTcggctatcttgggcctcgcccatgtcctggaactgatgagtcatggaaccccgtccacactcctactggtagtgagatacgggcccagcccacactcactctttccctaacttggtcCTCGCCCCtgtctgctgctaatgagatgtggaacaccatccacactctgctattggtgaggtgcaggacctcgcccacactcacctccctacccggcgcatacatgtatcacacagacaacaagtataaactatcatataaaccattccttgggcacccgcccactatcattggacctcgtcctgaatatcgtACTAGCATACTGTGTGTAGGGCtgacccccgggtcttctactcataattacatgggccgacattgtggccttagacccattcacacaaaagggaaactcacctgtacTTGTTGAACTTGCTGATAGCccctctagctgctgcccgacaattctttgaactcctgctccactagctcctcgagctaccaatatcaaagcaacacttagtctaactgtcccccgaaagtcaactaagtcaactctggtcaaagtcaaaatactggtcaaggtcaaccttccaagtcaaccctactcaccgagtccgactactgactcgccgagttcattagctcagaatcctttcatccgcgactcgactcgccgagtcagcccctgactcgtcgaggctaccgatttccgagtcctgacctgtccaactcacggAGTCCCCACACAAcgcactgatccgagtcttaactcgaagggtttggggtttcgcgactcgactcgccgagtccaagaacagactcaccgagtccaaggcaatcttcaacaaacttgccgagttgttcttccaactcgccgagttccttcccaacttcatccaactcgccgagtcgacccatGTGACTTTCTGAGTCGCCCATGTTCTTAATCCatatagtggcttttcgagccatgcaggggctccaaatcatagatccatacttccaaagctcactcctcacgtaaagttgcaaactttacgtataactaaagagatctaggctcaaaacacactagggctaggtttaaggacaaaagggctttaCTAACTAGTCAtcttctgatgctttatgacttattggaccatcccaacactagatctaaagtagcaacaacatatctaagcccccaaactcgaattgggtctcaaacaaccataaaacccccaaatctcataacaaaaatagatctagatgcaaaggagggaaaATGGCAGTTTATTACCTctaagatgaacacaaactgaagtagatctcggatctacacctctcctttgaagcaatccttcttgatcttcaagttcctttccaaaacTTCCTTCCTCCAAGGCTAtatctctcaaatgatggaatctcacacgaaatctagggtttacaggttctctaggatgatatggaggctgagggagtgacataacacccttt containing:
- the LOC111902933 gene encoding uncharacterized protein LOC111902933; amino-acid sequence: MTWKALEKKSVEPIKPYHPPIPFPNRVRQDKNAEDYQNFLDHIRSLEINIPVLEALSQMLKYAKFVKDLLTNRTKIGEISKMGDLGSLTLPCQFGNLAISHALSDSGGSVKLMPYSFFKKLDLPEPRPIRMAIHLTNKMVTFPRGICEDLLVKVDKFVFPADFIVLDIDEDEPVPIILGRPILRTARALVDIRESKLTLRVGEEAVTFGFNREIKHSRISDYMAISIDVFGEILEKELGGWKEKETEGYMVLQEGDFDVEHEIQELDKLLEESE